The region CTGCTTATTGAGGCAAAGTCGAACGGACATTCCGGTCGATTCTGCTTTGACTAAGAATCGTCCCAGCTGCTGAGGGTCAAGGTCGGGTTCGGCCAGGGCAAACACCAGCAAAATTTGATCCGCGTTGGCTACCGGGGGGCGCTCCAGTACGGTTTGCCGGGGGGCCACTGCGGCGATCGCCCCTCGACCATCAGCCCAATCGATGGCCTCTACCCGCACGCGATCGCCTACCATCACCTGTTGACCGGTCTTCTTGAGCCGTGCCCGGCGGGTACACAGCAGGGGCTGACCCCGTAGTCCATCCCCAGGTAAGGGGCTGTCGGCATCTAAGCTGACGCGATAGTAGTTGGCCTGAGTTGCCACTACCAACCCCCAGCGGCCTATCTCCGGCCCCTGGGGCGCTGCGCTGTCAGAGCTAGAGGTTACCACCACCTAAGCGGGGCGACGCACGCGGAGAACAAAATAGCTGGCGCAGTCTTCCAGGTGCTCTATGCCATAGCCTTCCATGGTGAGGCTGTCGGGTACCTGCTCAACGGGCTCACCAGCATCAAGCCACACCTCTAGCAGTGCGCCGGGAGCCATTTTCTCCAGCTGCAGTTTGGTGCGCACAAAGTTGATAGGGCAGGGAGTGCCCCGCAGATCCAAATGTCCGTCGGCTGCTGTGGAATAGCTCATCCGCGAAACAGCCCTCCTAAAAATCCCTCAATACCGCCCCGGTTAACTTTTTCGCCGCGAATTTCCGCCAGTTTCTCGACCAGCTCTCGCTCCTCTGGTTTGAGGCGGGTGGGAATGTCGATCTGCACCGTAATGAGATGATCCCCTCGGCTGACCGGGTTGCCCAACTTTGGCACCCCGCGATTGTCAAGGGTGAGTACGGTGCCGGGTTGAGTACCTGCCGGTACGTCTAATTCCTCTGGGCCATCGACGGTGTCAATGGTGAGCTTACAGCCCAAGATGGCTTGCAGATAGCTGATCTTGAGATCGGAGAGAATGTTGATACCGTCGCGCTTAAAGGCGGCATCTTCTGCCACAAACAGGTAAACGTACAGATCCCCAGCTGGCCCCCCCCGCAGACCAGCATCTCCCTCGTTCGACACCCGCAGTCGGGTGCCATTGTCAACGCCAGCCGGTACGGTAATTTTGAGCTTTTTGGTCTCCTGGGTCTGGCCGCTGCCTCCGCACACGTCGCAGCGGTCTTCAATGACTTCGCCAGTGCCGTTACAGGTGGGACAGGCCGATACCTGAGTGAAGCTGCCAAAGGGGGTACGGGTAGCTCGACGTACTTGCCCCGTACCACTACAGGTGCCACAGGTGGTAGGACGAGTACCCGGCTTAGCTCCGCTGCCAGTGCAGGTGCCACAGGTCTCCAGATGGCTAATCTTAATTTCCTTCTCGCCCCCAAACACCGCTTCTTTAAAGTCCAGCCTCAAGTCAAGGCGAAGATCGTCGCCACGAGTCGGACCTCGGCGGCGGGCACCCTGTCCCATGCCGCCCGAAAAGCCGCTGAAAAAGCTCTCGAAGATATCGGCAAAACCGCCCATATCGCCAAAGTCCTGGTAGCCTCCGGCCCCGGCCCCAATTCCGGCCTCGCCAAAGCGATCGTAGCGAGCTCGGGTTTCGGGCTCAGAGAGCACTTCGTAGGCCCGGTTGATCTCTTTGAACGTATCTTCAGCCCCAGGATCTTTGTTGACATCGGGGTGGTATTTGCGAGCTAAGCGTCGGTAGGCTCGCTTAATATCATCTTGGTCGGCGTTGCGCGAAATACCGAGCATGTCATAGAAATCACGGGCCATAGGGGGCTACCTAGACAACTCCAGCAACAATCAAACATTAAACTATTTTAAAAGGAGTGCCCACCTTGGCTAGGTGGGATACCCGCCCCCCCTGGTTCTAGTCGATGGCCTCGTAGTCGGCGGTCACGGTGGCATCTAACCCCATTTCATCGTCGTAGTCCGGGTCATAGGTTGCGTCATCCCCGCCCTCAACGCTGGCATAGGCCGCCGCCGGAATTCCCATATCCACATCGCCCGCAGTATCTACCTCGCGGTAGACGTTGGTGCCAACCGCAAAGATAGCCGCCTGCAGGGCGTCAATATAGCCTTGAAAGGTATCGACATCAATGCTGGGGTTGTGGGTGGCGGTGCGCAGCTGGGTGACTTTTTCGTCTAGGTCAGCCCGATTCGCGTCGTCTAGCAGGCTACCGTGGTCGCGCAGGGTTGCTTCATAACTATAAAACAGATTGTCGGCCCGGTTGGTCAGCTCCGCCAGCTGTCGTCGCCGCCCGTCTTCATCGGCGTAGGTTTCGGCTTCCAGACGCATGCGGTCAACCTCGCTGTCGGTCAGCCCTCCGGTGTTGGTAATGCAGATACTCTGGGCGCGGCCCGTGCCTTTGTCGAGGGCGGCGACTTTGAGAATGCCGTCGGCATCAATTTCAAAGGACACCTCAATCTGAGGTACCCCGCGGGGGGCCGGGGGCAGGCCGGTAAGCTCAAACTTACCCAAGCTTTTGTTGTCCTTGGCCATGGCTCGCTCGCCCTGAAGGACGTGAATTTCTACCGAGGTCTGGCCGTCGGTGGCGGTGGAAAACACCTGGGACTTGCTAGTGGGAATTGTGGTGTTGCGCTCAATAATTTTGGTGAACACTTCTCCTAGGGTTTCAATGCCGAGGGAGAGCGGGGTGACATCGAGCAGCAGCAGATCTTTGACTTCACCGCCCAGCACGCCCGCCTGAATCGAGGCCCCCAGGGCCACGGCCTCATCGGGGTTGACAGAGCGATCGGGGGCTTTGCCGTTGAAGTAGGCGCTCACCGCCTGCTGCACCGCTGGAATGCGGGTAGAGCCGCCGACGAGCAGAATGCGATCGATCGCCTCAGGGCTTAAATCCGCATCTTTAAGGGCTTGTTTAACGGGTTCCAGGGTGGCCTGCACCAGTTCTGAGGCAAACTGCTCAAACTGTGCCCGCGTCAGGGTCATTTCCAGATGCTTGGGGCCTGACTCATCGGCGGTGATGAAGGGTAGATTGATGGAGGTCGAGGGCATGCTCGACAGCTCAACCTTAGCTTTTTCGGCAGCTTCGCGAATGCGCTGTAGCGCCATGCGATCGGCAGATAGATCAATGCCTTCCTGCTCGCGAAAGGCGGCCGTCATCCACTCAACGATGCAGTTGTCAAAGTCGTCGCCCCCTAGGTGGTTGTTGCCAGCGGTGGCTTTGACTTCGAAGACGCCATCGCCGAGCTGCAAAATGGACACGTCGAAGGTGCCGCCCCCCAGGTCAAACACCAGCACGATCTGGTCTTGATCCTGCTTGTCGAGTCCGTAGGAAAGGGCGGCGGCGGTGGGCTCGTTGATGATGCGCAAGACTTCTAGGCCAGCGATAGTACCGGCGTCTTTAGTGGCCTGGCGCTGGGCGTCGGTAAAGTAGGCCGGTACAGTAATGACCGCCTGGCTGACCTCGGTGCCCAGGTAGGTCTCGGCGTCCTGCTTGAGTTTTTGCAGGATCATGGCGGAGATTTCCTGGGGCGTAAACGCCTTGCCACGAATCTGCACGTCGACGGTGTTGTCGCGACCGTTGACACAGACGTAGGGCACGCGACTGCGCTCTGCCTCTGTGTCTTCCCAACGGCGTCCAATAAACCGCTTGATGCTGTAGACCGTATTTTCTGCGTTAGTGACCGCCTGGCGCTTGGCCAGTTGACCCACCAGCCGTTCACCATTTTTGCCAAAGCCAACAATAC is a window of Nodosilinea sp. PGN35 DNA encoding:
- the dnaK gene encoding molecular chaperone DnaK — its product is MGKVIGIDLGTTNSCVAVLEGGKPAVIASTEGGRTVPSIVGFGKNGERLVGQLAKRQAVTNAENTVYSIKRFIGRRWEDTEAERSRVPYVCVNGRDNTVDVQIRGKAFTPQEISAMILQKLKQDAETYLGTEVSQAVITVPAYFTDAQRQATKDAGTIAGLEVLRIINEPTAAALSYGLDKQDQDQIVLVFDLGGGTFDVSILQLGDGVFEVKATAGNNHLGGDDFDNCIVEWMTAAFREQEGIDLSADRMALQRIREAAEKAKVELSSMPSTSINLPFITADESGPKHLEMTLTRAQFEQFASELVQATLEPVKQALKDADLSPEAIDRILLVGGSTRIPAVQQAVSAYFNGKAPDRSVNPDEAVALGASIQAGVLGGEVKDLLLLDVTPLSLGIETLGEVFTKIIERNTTIPTSKSQVFSTATDGQTSVEIHVLQGERAMAKDNKSLGKFELTGLPPAPRGVPQIEVSFEIDADGILKVAALDKGTGRAQSICITNTGGLTDSEVDRMRLEAETYADEDGRRRQLAELTNRADNLFYSYEATLRDHGSLLDDANRADLDEKVTQLRTATHNPSIDVDTFQGYIDALQAAIFAVGTNVYREVDTAGDVDMGIPAAAYASVEGGDDATYDPDYDDEMGLDATVTADYEAID
- the dnaJ gene encoding molecular chaperone DnaJ; this encodes MARDFYDMLGISRNADQDDIKRAYRRLARKYHPDVNKDPGAEDTFKEINRAYEVLSEPETRARYDRFGEAGIGAGAGGYQDFGDMGGFADIFESFFSGFSGGMGQGARRRGPTRGDDLRLDLRLDFKEAVFGGEKEIKISHLETCGTCTGSGAKPGTRPTTCGTCSGTGQVRRATRTPFGSFTQVSACPTCNGTGEVIEDRCDVCGGSGQTQETKKLKITVPAGVDNGTRLRVSNEGDAGLRGGPAGDLYVYLFVAEDAAFKRDGINILSDLKISYLQAILGCKLTIDTVDGPEELDVPAGTQPGTVLTLDNRGVPKLGNPVSRGDHLITVQIDIPTRLKPEERELVEKLAEIRGEKVNRGGIEGFLGGLFRG
- a CDS encoding sulfurtransferase TusA family protein, whose amino-acid sequence is MSYSTAADGHLDLRGTPCPINFVRTKLQLEKMAPGALLEVWLDAGEPVEQVPDSLTMEGYGIEHLEDCASYFVLRVRRPA